A DNA window from Vigna angularis cultivar LongXiaoDou No.4 chromosome 1, ASM1680809v1, whole genome shotgun sequence contains the following coding sequences:
- the LOC108325408 gene encoding uncharacterized protein LOC108325408, whose product MERIYNAKGCPDDKRLAFTEYLLTGEASYWWTSMKMILADTQSLISWEVFRSKFYEEYFPDSVRFVKQVEFLQLVQCGMSVSEYTNKFKHLLRFNTMATSEEWRCRKFENGLRSDLKVLISSLCIKSFPTMVERAKVLEKNISEAEQQKK is encoded by the coding sequence ATGGAGCGGATCTACAATGCAAAGGGGTGTCCGGATGACAAGAGACTGGCCTTTACAGAGTATCTGTTGACTGGAGAGGCTAGTTATTGGTGGACGAGCATGAAAATGATTCTGGCGGACACCCAAAGTCTCATCTCATGGGAAGTATTCAGAAGcaagttttatgaagaatacttCCCAGATAGCGTTCGTTTTGTCAAGCAGGTGGAGTTTCTTCAGTTGGTGCAATGTGGGATGTCAGTATCGGAGTACACCAACAAGTTCAAGCACTTATTGAGGTTTAATACAATGGCTACCAGTGAAGAGTGGCGGTGTCGGAAGTTCGAGAATGGATTGAGGAGCGATCTCAAAGTACTGATTTCAAGCCTATGTATTAAGTCTTTTCCAACAATGGTGGAGAGAGCCAAAGTATTGGAGAAGAATATTTCGGAAGCCGAGCAACAGAAGAAATAG